The Pedobacter ginsengisoli region TCCGGGTGTGTATATTAAAGGCTTTAATCCTGGTGGTATGTATTTTTTTGCAGAGCAGGCGCAATTTACGACTGGAGATGATGAAGCTCAATTAGCCAAAGAAGGAATAGATAAAAAGATCCAGCCTAATGTCTATAACTATCGCACTTATTTTGACCATTATCACGACAATGGTCAACAGGTTTTTAAAATTGGCGTGGTGGTTCCTAAAAATGGCAACTGGCCCTTTAAACCAGTGCTGGTAAAAGATGCCGTGGCCTATATTCAGCAGCAAATGGCAGCTTATCCTGGCATTATGCAAAAAAATCCTTACTCGGCAGAGCCTGTAAAAAAAGCATTGGAAAGACTGGCACCTTATTACAATGAAGTGGTCAAATTAAATGCAAATTATAACTATGATAATGCCATCAACGATGGTAATGAACATTACCTTCTTAATCCCGAAGCGATCATCAACGGGAAATCCATCAGTAAAACATTTTCAGAGTATAACATTCTTGTTACTACAACTCTGCAAACCATTGACCAGTCAAAAAAAGATGATCCACTTTGGTTATATGTTAACCTGACACCAACAAATGTAACACTACAAGGAAATCCTGCAAAATTCGATACTAGGTTTGGCACAGGTATATCGCACATGGTATATTCTTTATTGAATAATTTTAATTTTGATTTTGTGGCCAAATGGCTGGTGCAACCTGATGCAAGAAAAACTATGGTTTATGCTCCTGTAAAAATTCCAGCAAGAGCTACGGGCAATATTGCTTTAACACCTACTGCTGTTTCTGCAACTGCATCAGCAAAAAATAAAGATCCCCACACCATCTTGTATGAAGATTTTGAAGGCTATCCTGCCGGTGAAATAGCATCTAAAAAATGGCATACAGCAGGATATGGTTTTGCCAATGCTTCTTTAACAAGCGTAAGTGGGCAAAGCGGAAAATGGGTTTCGATCCCTGCAAAATTTACTTTCTATCCCGATCTGGAAAAGCCGCTCACACCAAACTATACGGTAAATTATGATATATATTTTGGCCCTGGTATTATCAACAAAAGAGTGTTGCATTATTTCAGGTTGGATGCTTATGACCCTAAAGATAAATACCCTCAACCCATGAATATGGCGAGCGCTATTGATAAAGGAATGGACTTTAGCATTGCTATGAGCGGCGAAACCACAACAGAATGTAAATTCAGGAAAGGCCAATATAAGGAAATGAACCAGGATGTAAGACTTACTGCTTTTAAAGAAAAAGACATCGCACATGTAAGCGTAGCGGTAAGTGGTACTTCGGTTGCTATTTCGGTAAACGGCAAGGAAGTAATCAGAAATGATAATGCCAGGCCCCCTGACCAATTGTATAAACGTATTGGCTGGTATTGCAGCGAACCAAATATACTGCTTGGCAATATTTTTATCAAAAGCAATAGTGCTGTTCAAAATAATATACCAAAGAGCCAACATTTGCTGGAGTGATAAAAGATAAAGGAACAATACCGGATGCTGCGACTTTTGAAACATCAGACTACACCTTCAAGCCATTGGAAAAAATTGATCAATTGCCACCGATTAATTACCCTGCAGGATTTAAAAGCACGGCACCTGTTGCCTCACAGTCGGAAGGCCGCAATAAAGAAAGCGGTGGCAATCTTACCCACATTCAAAGCGCCTGTACGTTCAGCCTTATTAGATGCTATATCCAATGCAGTGTTGAGCAATGATGCATTTAAAAAATTAATTGATAACCTAAAAAATACGGTGTCCACCAAATTGAATGCAGATAATGTAACCAAGATAGACAGTTACCTAAAAACAAAAAAAATAACGGCACCAAAAGCAATTGCTGCAGAAGCTATTGGCGCATGGCTGGGCAACAAGCCAACAACAGCATTTTATTCTGCAAAGCCATCCAGGCAGACTACAATGATATGAATACGGCCAACAACCTGGCGTCGTTTCTGAATGCATATGGTTATGCTGAAAAAGCAATTCCTGTTTTACAATATGTGAATGGTAAAATCAACGACAATCCGGATATACTATCTAATATGGCCACAGCTTATTATAACCTTGGCGATATGAACAATGCTGCTTTGTTTGCAAGTAAAAGCATTACAAAAGACAGTTTGAACACGAACGCAAATAAAGTGGCCGCTTTTGTACACCTAAACAAAGCTTCAGCAACCAATAACAATCAACCAGAACAAAGGAACAGCAATGATGATGGTGAAAGCTGCCAGTATTGTAAATGAAAGTGCGTCTTGGTACTTAAAAATGAAAGGCGACCTTGAGCAGATTTTTACCCAGGATAAAATAGCATTAACCACCGCTTACAATAAAAAGACAAGTGCGATCACCAAAAAATATAATGCGTTGTTGAATAAATTAGAAGATGGCGAAGGTAAGGGAGAAGAAGAGGAAGAAATGGAACGCATGAAAAAAGCCCGTTGCGAAGAATATAATAAAGAAAGTCAGCAATATCTTTCTGATCTGGCAAAGCTCACCAACCAGTTTGCTCAAAAAAGCGAACTGGTGAGCCGTATTTTTTTTAGGGATTATGCTAACTGGATGCCGGTTCAATTGAACGATAACAGCAACCGCTTTCTTCTGGATGCACAGGCAAAATATATTACTGATGTAAAGAAGATAAGAAGCCATCCAGGCCAAAGCAATGGGAAGAAGATTATTGTGCCAACTTTAAAGGAACGCTGGGGCTGGGCCCTGCAAAGATCGGGTTCAACTGTAACTCCATGAGCATATCCGGTGGCGAAAGTTTTGTGGGAGATATGAGCCTTAACTTTAATGAGAACGGCACGTTTAAAGAAGCAACCATTGGCGCAGGCATAGGAGTAGAAGGGCATATTGGTAATCAAAATGTAATAGCAGTTTCAGCAGGCGCATCTGTGATGGAGTACATCACCATTGGTGCCGGGCCAAATGGTGGAGTAGAGGTAACAGACTGGGGTATTTCAGCAGGTGTATCTGCGGGTGGAAACATAGGCGCAGCAGGTGGAGAAGCCAATATTGCCTCCACTAACATTTCTGTAAATGAAGGGGTAAAAGCAAGCGGTTATATTGCAAATGTACTGGGTTTAAACAAGCCATAAAATCATCTTTTTTAATGATTGACCATTTTTATATCAACCTACTTCTTGGAGAAACAAACCTGACCAAGGTGAATAAACGACCTTTTATCATGAAATTCCATCATAAGTCGGGAGGAAAACTTTTCTATTATGGTTCTTCTCATATCTATAATCCCAACGATCCAAATGTTAACGGATATTGAAAAGCAATTCACAGGTTTCAGGCCAGATATTGTTTTTTGGGAGGGAGGGAACCCTAATAGGAAAAATGAACTTCCAAAACTCTTAGAAACAATTGTCAGGGAAAAAGGAGAAGCAGGATTTGTCCGTTACCTTGCTAGGGAAAACGCTATACCAGATAAAACAATTGAACCATCTCCATTTGCGGTCATAGATGAACTTCGTAAAAAATTCACAGATAGTGAGATATTTATCCATGGCATATTAACACAGACAGAACAGGCTAAAAGAATGGGTAAATCTGATGTAGAGCTTGACAGTATCGTGGTTGTCGGAATAAAAAAAGCAAAACTCGCCGGATTTAAGGGGATTCCTGAAGATATAATTCAGTTCTCCGTAGAGGTACATAAATTAATATCACAAGTGGGAAACTGGCACCATGTGGTACTGGATATGGTTGCGCCCAAGTCATTAGAGGGTTCTCTTACAACAAGAATACAACAGATGTCAACAGAATCATCTGTCATCAGGGATAGGTACATGTTAACGATGTTGCTCACTGAAGTTGCAAAAGGAAAAAAAGTATTTGCGGTTGTTGGTGCACCCCATGTTATCATGCAGGAGCCTGGATTGTGCGAATTCTTCAATAACAAGTATAAAAATTAAGTATCTTATTTTACAAGTTGGATTACGTTTTAGACCGATGTCGGTATTAATGGAGACAGCATCAAGTCATCACCGCTTACGATGACTTCTGTCCCGTTTTGGAAATAAGGGTGGGCAGCTGCTGGTTATTTCCCTGGAAGATGGTAGTTTCGACATTTATAGAGAGGAAAGTAAAGTTTGCAATATCTTTGCTGATATTGGTATCGACACGGAACCAGTATGGCCAACTGGCGATCTGGTCGCACAAGAGTTGGTTGATGAAATTGGATATGCAATAGAAATGAGACAGATATAACTTTGACATGCAGTAGGCCGTTTCAATAATGAACTGAATAAAAATTTTACACCCATTCGTTTCATTCCCCCTGATGAAGTAACCATTGCTCCGCCACTGCCCGGATTTTGAAAGATATAATGTTTTTATAGTTCAGTTAAGGGGGGCAGAATACCTTTTTGAAATACTGAACCTGGTTGTCTTTAACGGTTATGCCTTCTGCTTCTAGCAGGCTCTGCATCTGATCGGGATCAGTAAGATGAAATTTGCCGGTCAACAGACCGCTGCCATTTACCACCCGGTGGGCAGGTACTTTATAGATAGTGCCATGTGAATGGTTCATGGCTTTACCTACAAGTCTTGCTGATTTTGCAGAGCCGAGGGCACGGGCAATGGTACCATAAGTGGTGACCCTTCCTTCCGGGATTAACCTGGCCAGATCAAATACCTGCATAATAAAACTGTAAGTTTCGGGTTTCATTTGCTATTTATCTGATGTTAAACATGAGCTAATTTAGCTGATTAAACGACAAATAATTTCAGGACATCCTGTTAACTGTATTATTGTTATAATTTAATTATTTAAAATAATACAATAATTTTTAGTTGTTTTGTTTTAAATAATTTTTATATTTATTTTGAATTAATTCTAATGAACATGAAACTATCCGACAGCAAAATCATCAAATTCCTTAATTCTTTAGCCACTATAATATTGGTACTTTATGCGATTTTTATATTCTTGAAATTGTTTTCTCCTGGAGCTCCTAAAATGAGTAATAGCACCAGAGGTTATCAAGTATATGATGTTATAGCTAAAAACAAAGATCAGGTGCTTAATCAAACTTTAGGTGAATGGTTCAATGACAGACTAGTAGTTCAACCAACTAATCAATCTTTAGTTCATTTGAGATTTAAGTCCCCAAGTGAATTATTTTCATTTCCAGCCGTTTTGTTCCAAATTTCGCAGTTAATTTATTGGCTACTCATTGGCCTTATAATTTACTACATTAAAAAACTATTTAGCTCCTTTAATAAGGATGAGGTGTTTACAAAGAAAAATGCTACTATGATTCTATTCGGGGCTATTACATTAATATTACTTCCTATTATAAGGTGGATAACACAGGAATTGTTCATCAACTGTATTGTGAAATTACATCTCAATGATTCCGGCTATGTACTGCAAAATGGGGCAGGTTTAATCGGATCAGAAACCCTAGTAGGACTAACGCTCTTAGCTTTTGCTTTAGCCTTTAAAGCAGGTGTAAATACGAGGCAGGAAAATGAATCCTTTATTTAACTCACATGCCTATAGTCATCAATTTAGATATAATGCTCGCTAAACGCAAAATGTCTTTAACAGAACTTTCTGAGAAAGTTGGTTTAACCATAGTTAACCTTTCCATTTTAAAAACTGGAAGGGCAAAAGGTGTTAGATTTGATACACTGGAAGCAGTATGTAGAGTTTTAGATTGCAAACCTGGAGATATTATCGATATAGATTAACTATTGCTATTTTAACTTTGGTCTTTTGTTTTATAGGCAATTAGCCTACGGCAGCTATTCATGAAAGTGTCTAACGACTATTTCTGCTGAATTTACTGAAATGTATAAGGTCTTCTATTTTCTATGAACAATAGTCTCGTTTTATAACTATTTGATTTTAATCTGTTTATTTGTAAGGAGCAAGTAGCATATATCGTTTTCGAATACATTGAAACCTTGTATAAAAGGAAAAGACAATATTCTAAGCTGAAGGTATTTGTCCACAGAGGAATTTGGAAGTAACTTAAATAAACAAAATATTGCAGCTTAAACCAATGTCTACTTTATTGTTGTAATTCTATGATAGTTCTATTGACCTTATCCTAAAATTAAGATACCAATTAAGTCTAGTCAGACATTGTGTGTAATTTTCTATTTATCAGTAGTTTGTTTTTTGTACTGATAATAATACGAACTTATTTATGAGTACCACTTTCCCACAGTGCAATCCAGCAATGTACTAGAGGTCTTTATTTTGAATGGATAAGTTATAACGATTATTTATAAATTTGATCCTTACAAATTTTTCTCATATCTAGTAACCTAATTTGGATAGGAGGATGCATGAATTTTATTTTTTAAATAGACTATAATCTGTTCGTCATAACGAACATCGAATTTACGCGCAAATAATGATGTTGTAAATTCTAAATTTTCGATATCGTTTATATTAAATATCTTAGGGTAGTTTGGGCCTGATTTCCAGTCAATTACTCTTAGGTTATTGTTCTCAACCTGGTGTTTGTGTGGCGAATTTAATATGATAGTCTGAAAAAAAAGTTCGTCGGCTATATAGGCATATTTAAAAAAATGGTAGAACCTTGGTGTGTCGTTTAAGAAATTAATGATATACTTTGCACAATCCGAGGTAATGGTCCACCACTGCGAACCACCATATATTTTAGCACTAAAACCTGATTGCGGTTTTTCCATTTTAATCGCTTTTTGAGCATCTACGATCTTCTGAGCTTCAATTACCCCCAATTCATCAATAAGCCAGTAATAGTTTACCCTATCTAAGCCCCCATTTCCGCCCCAATTTTTATAATTTGGAAGTTCAAAGTAATCTATAAACTGTTTGCCGTGGTTAGTTATTAGATATTTTTCAATTTGCTGATTGTTCTTAATAGGTAGATCCATCCCACTATGCAAAGAGACATAGTCGAATTCTTTAGTTTTAAAATTTAAAGCATCAATTAGAAGGTTTAAAGTGGCTTCTACCATACTAAAGCCTCCCCAGTTGATATAGCTTCTTCCCGTAATCGAATGCCAATTTTTGCTTTTAGTTTCTTTCTTTAATTGTTTTATAGCAGATGGACTATATACACGCGCATCTAAATGCAAAAAACAGTAGTTATGATTTTCATAAGTTAGTAAATCTATTAACAAAGCTAATTGGCTAATATTTTGATGAGCCAAAATGAGATAGGCAATTTTCATAAGCTCATTGTTGTTCTAAATTAATTATAAACATAATGCAAACTAACTCATTTTTTTCCTAAAATTTTAATTAGTGTTTTCTAATAAAATTATCCTATTCACTGTTTTTGGTCTCTGTATGTTAATGATTTAACTTATCTTTAGTGTTTTATATTGTTGAAATAATAAAGCATTATTTTGATTATTTATACTCTTCGATTTGTCTTAGATCTAAGTGCTGTAATCGATAAAATTCCTCAATGTCGATATCGCCATAACAAAATTTCAATAACTTTGTATTATTCTTACAGCATTCATCCAAGACTGAACTCTTAAATGACACTTACTGTTCGAGGTAAATGCTGGCTGGGTGGAGAAGTTCTTATTTTCAAGAACGGTAGGACCAATGTTTGGTGAATCTGTATGGATATCCCGTATATAATAGTTTAAGTAACAATCTATACCTGTTGTGCACTGTAAATAAACTTATCAGACATGAAGACAAATGAATCAAAAAACAGGAGGTTATACCTGTAGCGAATGCCAAAGCCACAGGCATTGTGTGTGGATAAGTAGATCGTACTTTGTATCCATCGGACAACAGACAAGGGATGCTAAGGAATTCGGTTGCTACACACACGAATCAGCCTGCTCGAGGATGTTGCCGGTTATATATAAATGCAAAAAAAAACACCACGGTTTACCAATATCCGTTTAGACCTTACGCTAGGTGACGTTACGGATCAATCGGGCAGAACTACAATAGATGCAATCTTGGCTGGAGAAACTTGATCAGAGGGTTTTATTAAACTTGGTAAATAGCAAGGTTAATAAAAGCAAAGAAGAAATTGCAGAAACTCTTACAGGTGTCTGGTGGAATGAATATTTGTTTGAGCAGAGTTATGAGCTCTACTAATATTTCCATCTTAAAATTGATGAATTTGATCAAGAAATTATTGAACGGGGAAATCGAAGAAAACAAAAAACAGGATTGGGAAGCAAGACCTGAGCATAAGGGTAAAAAAAAGGGGACGAGCAAGAACGATGGAAAATTAGATATGCAAAAAATATCATACTAGCTGAGAGGGGGGCATTAATAACGATTCTCTCGGAGATCGGCACTGATCTTATTGTTTTCCCAAGTGCTAGACATTTCTGCTGCTTGCTTAGACTGGTCCAACAATAAAGCTTCTGGAGGTAAACATATTTCTAATCGGACAATGAAAGATAGATATTCAATTTTTAGATTTATTTACTTTAGCGATATTTTAGTTTGGTTTTTTCTAAGCGATTTAGATGGATCATGCTATTTTTTGCTTCTATATGTCTATTTAAATCGATTGCGCTAATTTTATTATATATTATTTGAGAGTTTTTTGTCTTTATCTGTAGGTGGATATTATGTTGTTAGATGTAGATATAGCATGCGTTTGAGTTTATTTATTGTTTTGTAATTAGTATTTTATTGCGCTATAAGTTGGTGAAAAGTTTATTTAAGTAATTTAATTGGCTTTTATGACTTATGAGTGATGTCAAACGATTGCGTAATGAAAATTAGGTTAGGTGACAGAGTGTTGTTTTAATTTGCAGTGAATAAAAGAGAATATAAGTCAAACTATTTTTTATTTAACTAATTTCTATTAGCTTTATTCATTAGCTGTTATTTCTAATTTTAGTTATAGCAAGTTCTTTTAAGTCTATTATAATTTTTTTCAAGATTTTTTTGTGGAAAGAATCCTTGATCATCGCTCAAAAAATTTAAATAAAATGCACGTAGGAAATAACATTAGAAAAATACGGGAAGTAAGAGAAATAAAACAAGCCTATATCGCCCAGAAACTAGATATTTCATTAACTAGTTATGGGAAAATTGAAAGAAATGAAGTTGATATAAGTGTGAAACGTTTGAATCAGATCGCTGATATTCTGGGTGTTTCAGTGGCTTTCATAGTTAGTTTTAATGAAACTAGGTTATTTAATTTTGTTTTGGACCAAGAAAAATCGGATTCTGGTTATTGTCTTTTGATCCAACATATGAAAGAAAATATTCATTGGTTAAAATCAGAAAATGAAAGGTTATTAGACCTTATTTCAAGGTTATCATATTCTGCTCATAAATAAATTCAATTAATTATTCTTATTGATTTTTTGGCTACTATGTAGTTTATTAATAATGAGTCGATTTTGGATTAAAAGAATTTCAGTTCGATATTTTATAGCTTTATTTTATGAATATTATAAGATAGAAATTACAATTTGTAAACTAGAGGTTTGTATTTCGTTATTTTTTGTTTTTATACAATAATTAATATTATGTTGAGAAAATAACTTAAAATATAAAATATGAAGAAAAGTTTAAAGATTCTTAGGTTTACTAAGGAGGATGTTGCAGATCTTACAAAGGAAGAGCAACAGAGGCTCGTTGGAGGTGTTGCTCCAACAGTGACAAAATGTACAGAAACGTGCACTGATGTTACTTATGGCGCTGCCAATTGTACAGATGGATGTACTGGCGGTTGTCAAAGCGTTTATGGTGGTGCTGACTGCGATCCGGCATCTGGGTTAGGGAATGCAACATGTTATATAAGTGCGGTGGATAGATGTCACACTGATTTCAATTGCACCAAGACTCAATGTACAGCTACATGTCCAAATACCTATGGAGATCCGACTTGTAAAGATTGTTAAGGTAAAGTAATGTTCATTTGGGTTGATTATAATCAACCCAAATTTTTTTAGAAATTTTTGATCCTTAGGAATTACAATTGAAAGAAAATGAAGTACCAGGATGAGTTTTAAATTTATTAAGCAGTTGAATGTAATGGACTGTGGTCCTGCATGTATTAAAATGATTGCACAATACTACGGTCGAAATTATTCTCTGGAAACGTTAAGAAGATTGTCTGGATATAGCAAACAGGGCACTACAATGTTTGAGCTTAGTAAGTTGTCCGAAAAGATTGGTTTGCGACCAAGGGGGGTTCAATTAAGTCCTGAATCCTTATTGTATATTGACTATCCAGTAATTTTACATTGGAAAAATAATCATTTTGTAATTTTGTTAAAAATTTCAAAATTCGGATATGTGAAAGTGGCCGATCCGGCTATTGGAATTGTCACCTATAATAAGGAGGAGTTTTTGCAAGGATGGTTAACTTCAAACAATAAAAGAGGCAATGCACTTCTTGTGGAAGTTTCACCGAAATTCTATGAACAAGAAGGTGACGGGGGGAAATACACACTCACATTTGGCTTCTTTCTTACTTATTTGAATCAAGTTAAGCCACAGATTATTGCAATTTTTGCTGCATTTATTTTTACCCTAATGATCCAAATGGTCACCCCCTTTATCATGAAGAGTACCATTGATATTGGGATTGAAGGTCGAAATTTTGGATTTATTGAGCTTGTTACTATTGCTCAAATTGTTTTGATGATTAGTTCTACCGTTGTTGGTTTTATTCGAAGTCGAATTTCATTGAGGATGGCTAATATTCTTAATTTGTCCATTTTATCTGATTTCTGGATTAAATTATCAAGATTGCCTATTTCTTATTTTGATAGATATCACACTGGTGATACTATGAAGCGATTGGGAGATCACGGTGTGATTCAAAGTTTCATGACCAATACAGCAATCAATATTTTAACCTCAATAATTAATTTCGTATTGTATTCTATTATTTTGGTGTCATTTAATATCCAACTCTTTATTATTTTTTTAGTAGGAAATTTCTTTTATTTTCTTTGGATAAGAGCTTTTATGGG contains the following coding sequences:
- a CDS encoding helix-turn-helix domain-containing protein; the protein is MERILDHRSKNLNKMHVGNNIRKIREVREIKQAYIAQKLDISLTSYGKIERNEVDISVKRLNQIADILGVSVAFIVSFNETRLFNFVLDQEKSDSGYCLLIQHMKENIHWLKSENERLLDLISRLSYSAHK
- a CDS encoding DUF2975 domain-containing protein — its product is MKLSDSKIIKFLNSLATIILVLYAIFIFLKLFSPGAPKMSNSTRGYQVYDVIAKNKDQVLNQTLGEWFNDRLVVQPTNQSLVHLRFKSPSELFSFPAVLFQISQLIYWLLIGLIIYYIKKLFSSFNKDEVFTKKNATMILFGAITLILLPIIRWITQELFINCIVKLHLNDSGYVLQNGAGLIGSETLVGLTLLAFALAFKAGVNTRQENESFI
- a CDS encoding helix-turn-helix domain-containing protein, whose product is MPIVINLDIMLAKRKMSLTELSEKVGLTIVNLSILKTGRAKGVRFDTLEAVCRVLDCKPGDIIDID
- a CDS encoding beta-1,6-N-acetylglucosaminyltransferase, which codes for MKIAYLILAHQNISQLALLIDLLTYENHNYCFLHLDARVYSPSAIKQLKKETKSKNWHSITGRSYINWGGFSMVEATLNLLIDALNFKTKEFDYVSLHSGMDLPIKNNQQIEKYLITNHGKQFIDYFELPNYKNWGGNGGLDRVNYYWLIDELGVIEAQKIVDAQKAIKMEKPQSGFSAKIYGGSQWWTITSDCAKYIINFLNDTPRFYHFFKYAYIADELFFQTIILNSPHKHQVENNNLRVIDWKSGPNYPKIFNINDIENLEFTTSLFARKFDVRYDEQIIVYLKNKIHASSYPN
- a CDS encoding MGMT family protein; this encodes MKPETYSFIMQVFDLARLIPEGRVTTYGTIARALGSAKSARLVGKAMNHSHGTIYKVPAHRVVNGSGLLTGKFHLTDPDQMQSLLEAEGITVKDNQVQYFKKVFCPP